The DNA sequence AACGTTCCTGGGAACGCTGGTGTCGTTTAGCAGGAAATCCATCTGCCGCTTTATTTGGTCCATAAGTTCAGCTAGCTCTTTGTCGTCCATTTAAAACACCCCTAGAAATTAGACGTAACTATATTGATATCAATGTATTTATTCTTATCTGAGGCATGGGAGCCACAGTAAGCTCTATATAGGTTAAATATAACAGCTTATTCGCTAAGGTGCGAAATTTTGTCACAATCAAAATCCGGCGATGGCAACAGGCATGTGCACTCAACGTTCCTGTCGGACTTCATACTCGGGAGCCAGGACGGGCTTGTCAATGTACTTGGGATAATACTGGGAATTGCCGCTGCTACAACGGATGTGCGGATAATATTCGTAGGCGCGCTTGCGGCGCTCGGGGCCGAATCCATATCCATGGGCGCAGTTGCATACACCTCCACAATGGCTAGGCGCATGCAGTACATCAGGGAAACCAAAGAGGTGATGGAGCAGTCAGACAGTACCACAGAGCACGGCAAGAAGGAGATAAGGAAGATACTCGGTAGATGGAACTACAGCGGGAAGGAGATTGACAGGATAGCCGCAAGCATATCCTCCAATCCCAAGGCATCGCTGGAGTTCATC is a window from the Candidatus Micrarchaeota archaeon genome containing:
- a CDS encoding VIT1/CCC1 transporter family protein, yielding MSQSKSGDGNRHVHSTFLSDFILGSQDGLVNVLGIILGIAAATTDVRIIFVGALAALGAESISMGAVAYTSTMARRMQYIRETKEVMEQSDSTTEHGKKEIRKILGRWNYSGKEIDRIAASISSNPKASLEFIMSLGHKMEPVEDGAPMRSFAIVLVSTIFGSMVPIIPFIFLSKHILLGAIVSVALSGCVLFMIGYYEAKKTVGSVWRSGMRMLIIGLTAGFAGYLIGHFIGAI